The following DNA comes from Pseudomonas marginalis.
GATGGAAATTTCGCCGGAGGCGAGCAGGCCGGGCATCAGGATGTAGTTGACGCGGCGCACCACCAGTACGATGCCGGGGGCTTCGGCGCGCAGACGTTTGAGCAGTTGGGGCAGCAGGGCGAATTCGACGTCGTCGGACAGGCCGATGCGGAACACCGCGGTGCTGGTGGCCGGGTCGAACTCGGCGGCGCGGCTGACGGCGGTGGAAATCGAGTCCAGGGCCGGGGAGAGCAGGGCGAAGATTTCCACGGCGCGGGCCGAGGGTTCCATGGTGCGCCCGGTGCGTACGAACAACGGGTCATCGAACAGCCCGCGCAAGCGCGATAACGCTGCGCTGATGGCCGGCTGGCCAAGGAACAATTTCTCGGCAGCGCGGGTCACACTGCGCTCATGCATCAAGGTTTCGAATACGATCAAGAGGTTAAGGTCGACACGACGCAGGTCGTTACGGTTCATCTTGTGTCCTGGAAGAGTCAGCTTTACTTGACGAGAGCGGCCATATAAGAGCCCTGAAGGTCCATTCAGACGCGTGACCGGTATGAATCTTACGGGGAAAGGCTGGTACTCTGCACCGGCTAATTGAGTTTTCCTACGATACTTGAGGTCTATTCCTCAGATGCGGAATCAATGACAGACATGTCGACTATTAACGGCGACCGGTGGTCTTAGCCGGAAAGCCCAGATAGAGTTCATGGCAATAGAGGTTACTTTGACGAGGTTTGCGATGTCCCGCACGATCCGTTTTCACAAGTTTGGTCCGGCCGAGGTGCTCAAGTGCGAAGAGCATGCAGCCGCGCAGCCCGCACCGGGCGAAGTGCAGGTCCGTGTCGAGGCGATTGGCATCAGCTGGTATGACATTTTGTGGCGCCAGAACCTGGCGTCTTCCCACGCACGCCTTCCATCCGGCCTTGGCCATGAGATGGCCGGGGTGGTCGTAGCCTTGGGCGAGGGCGTGGATGACTTGGCAGTGGGCGATAAGGTGGCCAGTTTTCCGGCCGAGAGCCCCAATGATTACCCGGTGTATGGCGAGCAGATCGTCCTGCCCCGTTCGGCCCTGACCCGCTATCCGGACGTCCTGAGCCCCATCGAAGCCAGCGTGCACTACACGCCGCTGCTGATCGCCTACTTTGCGTATGTGGACCTGGCACGGGTCAAGCCCGGGCAGTTTGCCCTGGTGACTGACGCCAGCCACTGTGCCGGCCCTTCGTTTGTGCAACTGGGCAAGGCCCTGGGTGTGCGGGTGATTGCCGCCACCAAGGACAGCGCTGAGCGCGAGTACCTGCTTTCTCTGGGCGCAGAAAAAGTCATTGTCACCGAGGAACAGGACCTGCTGATGCAAATCAACAAGTTCACCGACAACCGCGGTGTCGACGTGGTGTTCGATGGCTTGGGTGGCCCGCAGATGTCGTTGCTCGGTGATGTGCTGGCGCCCCGTGGCAGCCTGGTGCTGTATGGCTTGCAGGGCGGTAACCAGACACCGTTCCCGGCGTGCGCGGCGTTCCAGAAGAACATTCAGTTCTTCGTGCACTGTATCGGCAACTTCACCGGCAAGCCGGAGCTGGGCATCATCCAGGATCAGGTGGCGTTGCAGCGTGCGTTGCGTGACATCAACCAACTGACC
Coding sequences within:
- a CDS encoding LysR substrate-binding domain-containing protein → MNRNDLRRVDLNLLIVFETLMHERSVTRAAEKLFLGQPAISAALSRLRGLFDDPLFVRTGRTMEPSARAVEIFALLSPALDSISTAVSRAAEFDPATSTAVFRIGLSDDVEFALLPQLLKRLRAEAPGIVLVVRRVNYILMPGLLASGEISIGVSYTADLPANAKRKVLRRSLPKLLRADSVPGALSLDDFCARPHALVSFAGDLSGFIDEELEKLDRKRHVVLAVPQFNGLGTLLAGTDIVAIVPDYAAEALTAAGGLRAEEPPLPVRTFELHMAWRGSQDNDPGERWLRSRIQMFFGDPESL
- a CDS encoding zinc-dependent alcohol dehydrogenase family protein is translated as MSRTIRFHKFGPAEVLKCEEHAAAQPAPGEVQVRVEAIGISWYDILWRQNLASSHARLPSGLGHEMAGVVVALGEGVDDLAVGDKVASFPAESPNDYPVYGEQIVLPRSALTRYPDVLSPIEASVHYTPLLIAYFAYVDLARVKPGQFALVTDASHCAGPSFVQLGKALGVRVIAATKDSAEREYLLSLGAEKVIVTEEQDLLMQINKFTDNRGVDVVFDGLGGPQMSLLGDVLAPRGSLVLYGLQGGNQTPFPACAAFQKNIQFFVHCIGNFTGKPELGIIQDQVALQRALRDINQLTADRVLVPLKTTVFPFNQFVEAHRYMDECPCRERVALQVAAV